The following proteins are encoded in a genomic region of Falsibacillus pallidus:
- a CDS encoding peptidoglycan D,D-transpeptidase FtsI family protein, with product MNVLFFVVFLLFSALILRLGVVQIVFGEDFKREIQRTEDVTVDTSVPRGKIFDTNGKAVVDNTPLNAITYTRTQSTTQEEELDVAKKLAKIIDKPADKVTEREKKDYWILKHPKQAEKKITAAERQKYQNKQIDDKELYQLQLDRITEKELKSLSKDDLEILAIYREMISGYNLVPQIIKNKGVTPKEFAVVSEHLSSLPGVDITTDWDRYYAYGTTLKSILGKVSNSDQGLPRELADYYVARGYSRNDRVGTSYIEQQYEDVLQGTKAKVKNVTDKEGNVIDTETITEGQRGKDLVLSIDIELQKRVEQIIEEELMKAKSTPGHELLDRAFVTMMDPYTGEILAMAGKQYEIDEKTKKPVLNDFSLGNFTTSYAMGSAVKGATVLTGYRTGALEPGQKIFDEPLLIKGTKEKSSYKNFGLINDLQALKFSSNVYMFKTAIKIGGGVYRPNEPLHINMDAFDTMRNSFKQFGLGSRTGIDLPGEQVGYEGYTQAPGLLLDFAIGQFDTYTPLQLAQYISTIANGGYRMQPHIVKEIREPVEKSGEMGPIVEEVEPKVLNRLDMKPSWIDRVKEGFRLVAQEQGGTAYSAFYAGTVSSHPTNYKPAAKTGTAEGLYDGPKRQDFVKAGKDVPMTWNLTLAGYAPNDHPEVAFSVVVPWAYQDDPKNPRTNTNIGKKILDAYFDIKKERQEKGLDKATSIQKVENIDEVEKGQAKARKENDSGAPQNDSTN from the coding sequence ATGAATGTGTTGTTTTTTGTTGTCTTTTTGCTGTTTTCCGCATTGATCTTAAGACTGGGTGTTGTCCAGATTGTGTTTGGTGAAGACTTTAAACGAGAAATCCAACGGACAGAAGATGTAACTGTCGATACATCTGTACCGAGAGGAAAGATATTCGATACAAATGGGAAGGCTGTTGTCGATAATACCCCATTAAATGCTATTACATATACGAGGACACAATCGACGACACAGGAAGAAGAATTAGATGTTGCGAAAAAATTGGCCAAGATTATTGATAAGCCTGCAGATAAAGTGACAGAAAGGGAAAAAAAGGATTATTGGATTCTTAAACATCCTAAACAGGCAGAGAAGAAAATCACAGCTGCAGAGCGTCAAAAATATCAGAATAAACAAATCGATGATAAGGAGCTTTATCAGCTCCAGCTCGATCGAATAACGGAAAAAGAATTAAAATCCCTTTCTAAAGATGATTTGGAGATTCTTGCCATCTACAGGGAAATGATCAGCGGATATAACCTGGTTCCTCAAATCATCAAAAATAAAGGTGTGACACCTAAAGAGTTCGCGGTAGTAAGTGAACATTTGAGTTCTCTGCCGGGAGTTGATATAACGACGGACTGGGACCGCTACTATGCTTATGGGACAACTTTGAAATCAATACTTGGGAAAGTGTCAAATTCAGACCAAGGACTTCCGAGAGAGCTTGCTGATTACTATGTAGCCCGGGGATACAGCCGTAATGACAGGGTTGGGACGAGCTATATCGAACAGCAGTATGAAGATGTCCTCCAAGGAACAAAAGCCAAAGTGAAGAATGTCACGGATAAAGAAGGAAATGTGATTGACACCGAGACGATTACAGAAGGCCAAAGAGGGAAGGATCTAGTTTTATCCATCGATATCGAACTTCAAAAACGTGTGGAGCAAATCATTGAAGAAGAATTGATGAAGGCAAAATCAACCCCGGGACATGAGCTGCTTGATCGGGCATTTGTCACCATGATGGATCCGTATACAGGTGAAATATTGGCCATGGCCGGAAAACAATATGAAATAGATGAAAAGACGAAAAAGCCAGTTCTGAATGACTTTTCTCTTGGGAATTTCACGACATCCTATGCCATGGGATCCGCTGTCAAAGGAGCGACTGTTTTGACAGGCTACAGAACAGGTGCATTGGAGCCTGGGCAGAAAATTTTCGATGAACCATTATTAATTAAAGGAACGAAAGAGAAAAGCTCCTATAAGAACTTCGGTTTGATCAATGATCTGCAGGCACTGAAATTTTCATCCAACGTGTACATGTTCAAAACAGCGATTAAAATCGGGGGAGGCGTCTATAGGCCAAATGAGCCTCTTCATATCAATATGGATGCCTTTGACACGATGAGAAACAGCTTTAAACAATTTGGACTGGGTTCGAGAACGGGAATCGATCTCCCGGGAGAACAGGTAGGCTATGAAGGATATACACAGGCACCTGGACTTCTTCTTGACTTTGCCATCGGCCAGTTCGATACTTATACTCCTTTACAATTGGCGCAATATATCTCTACCATTGCAAATGGCGGCTATAGAATGCAGCCCCATATTGTGAAGGAAATCAGGGAACCGGTTGAAAAATCCGGTGAAATGGGTCCAATCGTTGAAGAAGTTGAGCCTAAGGTTCTTAACAGGCTTGATATGAAGCCAAGCTGGATCGACCGTGTCAAAGAAGGATTTAGATTAGTGGCACAGGAACAGGGCGGTACAGCTTATTCTGCTTTTTACGCAGGAACTGTTTCTTCCCATCCGACAAACTATAAGCCAGCTGCCAAAACAGGAACGGCGGAAGGCTTGTATGATGGACCAAAACGCCAGGATTTTGTTAAAGCAGGAAAAGATGTTCCGATGACGTGGAACTTGACACTTGCAGGATATGCACCGAATGACCATCCTGAAGTCGCCTTCTCTGTAGTGGTTCCATGGGCATATCAAGATGATCCAAAAAACCCGAGGACCAATACGAATATCGGCAAAAAGATTCTTGATGCTTATTTTGATATTAAAAAAGAGCGTCAGGAAAAAGGATTGGATAAAGCAACCTCCATTCAAAAGGTAGAAAATATTGATGAAGTTGAAAAAGGGCAAGCGAAAGCAAGAAAAGAGAATGACAGTGGTGCCCCGCAAAACGATTCGACTAATTGA
- the pstA gene encoding phosphate ABC transporter permease PstA: MNSKVADRIATGVFGLIAVIIITILASLFGYILVNGVSHISWSFITSPSSSIRAGGGIRDQLFNSIYILVITMIITVPLGLGGGIYMAEYAKPGRVTNTIRSCIEVLASLPSIVIGMFGLLMFVNLTGWGYTIIGGALALTVFNLPVMVRVSEDAIRNLPNDLKEASLALGITHWHTIKKVLLPSAFPSILTGAILASGRVFGEAAALLFTAGLSTPRLNYMDWNPFSPISPLNIFRPAETLAVHIWAVNTQGLIPDAKEISAGASAVLIIAVLIFNLSARWIGSIIHKKMTANK; encoded by the coding sequence ATGAACAGCAAAGTTGCAGATCGCATTGCCACAGGGGTATTCGGACTCATTGCAGTCATTATCATTACCATCCTGGCAAGTTTATTCGGATATATATTAGTCAACGGAGTTTCACATATATCATGGAGTTTCATCACATCGCCTTCAAGCTCCATCCGCGCAGGAGGCGGGATTCGTGATCAGTTATTCAACTCGATTTATATTTTAGTCATCACAATGATCATTACCGTTCCGCTTGGTTTAGGCGGAGGAATTTATATGGCTGAATATGCAAAACCGGGGAGAGTGACAAATACGATTCGCTCATGCATTGAAGTCCTTGCTTCACTCCCATCCATTGTCATCGGGATGTTTGGTTTATTGATGTTTGTTAATTTAACAGGCTGGGGATATACAATTATCGGAGGAGCGTTAGCCCTTACTGTATTCAATCTTCCTGTCATGGTGCGTGTGAGCGAAGACGCCATCAGGAATCTTCCTAATGATTTAAAAGAGGCAAGCCTTGCGCTTGGAATCACACATTGGCATACGATTAAGAAAGTATTGCTTCCTTCTGCGTTTCCTTCCATTTTGACAGGAGCCATTCTGGCATCAGGGCGGGTATTTGGAGAAGCTGCAGCCTTACTTTTCACAGCAGGTCTTTCAACACCAAGATTGAACTACATGGATTGGAATCCATTCTCGCCAATTTCGCCATTGAATATTTTCAGGCCGGCAGAAACATTGGCTGTTCATATTTGGGCAGTGAATACACAAGGATTGATTCCTGATGCAAAAGAAATTTCGGCAGGTGCATCTGCGGTACTGATTATCGCTGTACTGATTTTCAACTTGTCAGCACGTTGGATCGGAAGCATTATTCATAAAAAAATGACAGCAAATAAATAA
- the phoU gene encoding phosphate signaling complex protein PhoU, which yields MNVRTNFDQNLKQLKELLLEMADISQKALRDSIEALKAQNLEKAKDIIAGDNIVDRMDDEVNAKAMALIAKESPVASDLRKIIVAIKVSSEVERIGDMAVNIAKSTLHIGTEKHIKKIVDIPKMAEMALDMLSASLASFYSEDVTLARDTAEKDDAVDAMYGELIQELMGYIPEHPTAINQITQLAFTCRYIERVADHATNISENVIFLVTGKRFDLNA from the coding sequence ATGAACGTACGGACAAATTTCGATCAAAACCTCAAGCAGCTAAAAGAACTTCTTTTAGAAATGGCCGATATTTCACAAAAGGCTTTGCGGGACTCAATTGAAGCATTGAAGGCTCAAAACCTTGAAAAAGCCAAAGATATTATAGCAGGGGATAATATCGTCGACCGAATGGATGATGAAGTTAATGCTAAAGCAATGGCACTTATTGCTAAAGAATCGCCTGTTGCTTCGGATTTAAGAAAGATCATTGTGGCTATCAAAGTTTCATCCGAGGTAGAGAGAATAGGGGATATGGCTGTAAATATCGCCAAATCTACTCTTCATATCGGGACAGAAAAGCATATTAAAAAAATCGTAGACATTCCAAAAATGGCAGAAATGGCGTTAGATATGCTGTCTGCTTCACTTGCTTCATTCTATTCTGAGGATGTCACCCTCGCAAGGGATACAGCAGAAAAAGATGATGCAGTTGATGCAATGTATGGTGAACTCATCCAGGAATTGATGGGATACATCCCTGAACATCCAACTGCCATCAATCAAATCACTCAGCTCGCATTTACGTGCCGCTACATTGAACGAGTAGCAGACCATGCGACGAATATATCTGAAAATGTCATTTTCCTCGTTACTGGAAAACGATTTGACTTAAATGCATAA
- a CDS encoding DUF4912 domain-containing protein — protein sequence MIAEIKQLREQGLSFRKIAKELNMTVGKVQYSWVKYQKASESQKEENDSARKMRIGKVRSMSRIPASPGNYLHVLYSSGTRVLCYWHFDERVTGAVIDYYGREKVGTALVMRVYYDGVNSESIQEIMIPPNADHWFLSELTPGNTCYIELGLLIESISRFLPLLKSESISVLSNDAGTERNRLTAEPAWGSNVSTYSYYSGQMNQSGRNGGGSNES from the coding sequence ATGATAGCTGAGATTAAACAATTAAGAGAACAGGGACTCTCCTTTCGGAAAATAGCAAAAGAATTGAATATGACAGTGGGGAAAGTCCAGTATAGCTGGGTGAAGTATCAAAAAGCTTCTGAATCTCAAAAAGAGGAGAACGATTCGGCAAGGAAAATGAGGATCGGAAAGGTGAGGAGTATGAGCAGGATCCCTGCATCTCCCGGAAATTATCTGCATGTCCTTTATTCTTCCGGGACAAGGGTACTCTGCTATTGGCATTTTGATGAGAGAGTAACTGGTGCAGTGATTGACTATTATGGGCGGGAAAAAGTTGGAACAGCTCTTGTCATGCGTGTTTATTACGATGGAGTAAACTCAGAATCCATTCAAGAAATCATGATTCCTCCAAACGCAGACCATTGGTTTCTGAGTGAGCTAACCCCTGGAAATACGTGCTATATCGAGCTGGGTCTTTTAATTGAAAGCATCAGCCGCTTCCTCCCTCTTCTCAAGTCTGAATCCATCTCCGTTCTTTCAAATGATGCAGGTACGGAAAGAAACAGGTTAACAGCCGAACCGGCATGGGGTTCAAATGTAAGCACCTATTCTTATTACAGCGGCCAAATGAATCAAAGCGGGAGAAATGGGGGTGGCAGCAATGAAAGCTGA
- a CDS encoding phosphate ABC transporter substrate-binding protein translates to MKNLKKLGLILTVAMVAVFAAACGGAKDGASGGKDGKELSGSLVISGSSAMQPLVAAAAEEFMNDNPSVDVQVNAGGSGTGLSQVAEGSVQIGNSDVFAEEKDGIPADKLEDHKVAVVGMTAAVNPKVGIKNISKEDLIKVFTGKITNWKDLGGKDQKIVLVNRPDSSGTRATFVKYALDGATPAEGITEDANNTVLKIINETDGAIGYLAFSYLKGDQATPLSIDGVEPTDENVQNGKFPIWAYEHSYTKGKADGLAKAFIDYMMSKDVQESLVPDQGYIPASKMKVERDAEGKMSNK, encoded by the coding sequence ATGAAAAACCTTAAAAAACTCGGATTGATTTTAACCGTTGCAATGGTAGCAGTTTTTGCAGCAGCATGCGGCGGAGCTAAAGATGGAGCATCAGGCGGTAAAGACGGAAAAGAATTATCAGGTTCATTAGTGATTTCCGGTTCTTCTGCTATGCAGCCATTGGTTGCAGCAGCAGCTGAAGAATTCATGAATGATAATCCAAGTGTTGATGTTCAAGTAAATGCCGGCGGATCTGGAACAGGACTTTCTCAAGTAGCAGAAGGATCTGTACAAATCGGAAACTCTGATGTATTTGCTGAAGAGAAGGATGGAATTCCAGCTGACAAATTGGAAGATCATAAAGTAGCAGTTGTTGGTATGACTGCAGCAGTCAACCCTAAAGTAGGCATTAAAAATATTTCAAAAGAAGATCTAATCAAAGTATTCACAGGAAAAATCACTAACTGGAAAGATCTTGGCGGAAAAGATCAAAAAATCGTTCTTGTAAACCGTCCTGATTCATCCGGTACTCGTGCTACATTCGTTAAATACGCATTGGATGGAGCGACTCCTGCAGAAGGAATCACTGAAGATGCAAACAATACAGTATTAAAGATTATCAACGAAACTGACGGTGCAATCGGATATCTTGCTTTCTCTTACCTAAAAGGTGACCAAGCAACTCCACTATCCATTGATGGTGTAGAACCGACTGATGAAAATGTTCAAAACGGTAAATTCCCAATCTGGGCATACGAGCATTCTTACACTAAAGGAAAAGCTGACGGTCTTGCCAAAGCATTCATCGATTATATGATGAGCAAAGATGTGCAAGAAAGCTTAGTTCCAGACCAAGGCTACATTCCTGCTTCTAAAATGAAGGTAGAACGTGATGCTGAAGGGAAAATGAGCAACAAATAA
- the pstB gene encoding phosphate ABC transporter ATP-binding protein PstB, translating to MISAISQRQVFNVNDLNLWYGNNQALKNIQFDVNENEVTAIIGPSGCGKSTFIKTLNLMIQMVPNVKMSGEILFDGKNILSNKVDLVELRKNVGMVFQKGNPFPQSIYDNVTYGPKIHGTKKKGVLDEIVEKSLKDVALWDEVKDRLNAPALGLSGGQQQRLCIARALATKPEVLLMDEPTSALDPISTMKIEELVLELKEKYTIVMVTHNMQQASRVSDKTAFFLMGELVEMDNTEKIFSNPEDKRTEDYVTGRFG from the coding sequence ATGATTTCAGCTATCTCGCAAAGACAGGTATTTAATGTAAATGATTTAAACCTATGGTATGGAAACAACCAGGCGTTGAAAAATATACAATTTGATGTCAATGAAAACGAAGTGACGGCAATCATCGGACCATCAGGCTGTGGGAAATCGACTTTCATTAAAACATTAAATTTAATGATACAAATGGTTCCCAATGTGAAAATGTCCGGTGAAATCCTATTTGATGGTAAAAATATTTTATCCAATAAGGTCGATCTGGTAGAATTAAGGAAAAATGTCGGAATGGTATTCCAAAAAGGAAATCCATTTCCCCAGTCGATTTACGATAATGTAACCTATGGACCAAAGATCCATGGAACAAAGAAAAAAGGCGTCTTGGATGAAATTGTAGAAAAGTCATTGAAAGATGTTGCACTTTGGGATGAAGTGAAGGACCGCCTGAATGCTCCTGCTCTCGGTTTATCCGGTGGTCAGCAGCAGCGGCTATGCATTGCCCGTGCTCTTGCAACGAAACCTGAAGTTTTGCTAATGGATGAACCGACTTCAGCATTGGATCCAATTTCTACAATGAAAATCGAGGAGCTTGTACTTGAACTGAAAGAGAAATATACGATTGTGATGGTCACTCATAATATGCAGCAGGCGTCACGCGTATCAGATAAAACGGCATTTTTCCTTATGGGAGAACTCGTTGAAATGGACAATACAGAGAAAATCTTCTCTAACCCTGAGGATAAAAGAACAGAGGATTATGTGACTGGCAGATTCGGATAA
- the pstC gene encoding phosphate ABC transporter permease subunit PstC produces the protein MNGEFRGRMLVTLCAVIMIAATIAITIFLGTKGLQAFFKNGVNPIEFLTSSDWNPLKENPEYGALTFIVGSFAVTVLSAIIAAPLGIGAAIFMTEIAPSWGRKILQPIVELLVGIPSVVYGFIGLTVLVPFVRSHIGGLGFGLLSGTIVLSVMILPTVTTIATDAMATLPKNLREGSLALGATRWQTIKKVLIPAALPSLLTAIVLGMARAFGEALAVQMVIGNSRDLPTSILDTAATLTTIITLNMGNTTYGSVENNTLWSMGLILLIMSFGFILLIRYLASRRKL, from the coding sequence ATGAACGGGGAATTCAGAGGAAGAATGCTAGTGACCCTATGTGCTGTCATCATGATTGCAGCAACGATTGCCATCACGATTTTCTTAGGCACAAAAGGATTGCAGGCATTTTTTAAAAATGGTGTAAATCCAATTGAATTCTTAACCAGTTCCGATTGGAATCCTTTGAAAGAGAATCCCGAATATGGTGCTCTAACGTTTATTGTTGGATCCTTTGCTGTCACTGTCCTGTCAGCAATCATTGCAGCTCCTCTCGGAATTGGCGCAGCGATATTCATGACTGAAATCGCACCTTCCTGGGGAAGAAAAATACTGCAGCCAATAGTAGAGCTTTTAGTCGGTATTCCTTCAGTCGTTTATGGATTCATAGGACTTACAGTATTAGTGCCATTTGTTCGCAGCCATATTGGAGGTTTAGGATTTGGACTCTTGTCCGGCACCATCGTCCTTTCCGTCATGATCCTTCCGACAGTCACGACGATTGCTACAGATGCCATGGCAACATTGCCTAAAAACCTTAGAGAAGGATCCCTTGCCTTAGGCGCTACAAGATGGCAGACAATCAAAAAAGTATTGATTCCAGCTGCACTTCCATCATTGTTGACCGCCATTGTCCTTGGGATGGCAAGAGCGTTTGGAGAAGCATTGGCTGTTCAAATGGTCATCGGAAATTCACGCGATCTCCCAACGAGTATCTTGGATACAGCAGCAACGTTAACGACAATCATCACTCTAAATATGGGTAATACCACATATGGAAGTGTTGAGAATAACACGCTATGGTCCATGGGCTTGATTCTGTTGATCATGTCATTTGGCTTCATTCTGCTCATTCGCTACCTGGCGTCAAGGAGGAAATTATAA
- a CDS encoding glycosyltransferase family 4 protein: MKAESEVSIIFFKQTDDNFLSINISDKREYAGSLAASYLMTLQEIEKSEMQSIFLVINPKDLQLFEEEDFRKNAEEWMLRSFKETSHCSKHEMGEIYSQWIHHKRNIVEAIKSFIDSGKAIGVPTAIKKIPFTHYKSRISIQEQIRQSKSLWKEFFHYEPNGFWLPKCAFMPGIEQQLIENDIQYVFAGKMGIQMAEPKRDSQPSIIQTPQGLKIIGIKENQKISNEHTELFQLDYTGPFSEMMLKETEWPIGVPGFTYLGMESGTAILSDEELLDLMKIHRSEKEAAWHDSKQVDGQPDSFTALLLSWEYPPNIVGGLSKHVAELAAGMSNKGIKVIILTAGSRGLPEFENIDGLHIYRVCPIHENEPEFIDWVAGLNIEMIQTACKIIKEESVQVIHAHDWLVSSAAGYLKKHFRLPLVTTIHSTENGRNNGIYNEIQSFIHEKEKELIHLSDEVIVCSDYMKAEVREQFDLLESHMIPNGIKISSLKTVPQGTCGLESWINGRKLVFSIGRMVGEKGFQTVIEAAEKMADERSTICFILAGKGPLLAHYRQMGANRGLEDFVQFPGFISEEEKNRLFQMASVSVFPSLYEPFGIVALEAMAAKSPLIVTNTGGLKGIVQNGVSGQLVEPDDSKELAAAITEVIQSPAFAKKLAENAYKMAESLFGWDRICNQTIDVYKDLWLKLRVQDPVQVK, from the coding sequence ATGAAAGCTGAATCAGAAGTGAGTATCATCTTTTTTAAACAGACAGATGACAATTTTCTTTCAATAAATATCTCTGATAAGAGAGAGTACGCAGGCTCATTGGCAGCTTCCTATTTAATGACCCTGCAGGAGATTGAAAAAAGTGAAATGCAATCGATATTTTTGGTGATCAATCCTAAAGACTTACAGCTGTTTGAAGAGGAAGATTTCCGAAAGAATGCGGAAGAATGGATGTTGAGATCATTCAAAGAGACAAGCCATTGTTCCAAACATGAAATGGGAGAGATTTATTCACAGTGGATTCATCACAAGAGGAATATAGTTGAAGCCATTAAGAGTTTTATAGATAGCGGTAAAGCAATCGGCGTGCCGACGGCTATTAAGAAAATCCCGTTTACACATTATAAGTCCAGGATCTCCATTCAAGAACAAATTCGCCAATCAAAGTCTCTTTGGAAAGAATTTTTTCATTATGAACCGAATGGGTTTTGGCTGCCGAAATGTGCATTTATGCCAGGCATCGAACAACAATTAATAGAAAATGATATACAATATGTTTTCGCAGGAAAAATGGGGATTCAAATGGCAGAGCCGAAAAGGGATTCTCAGCCATCTATTATCCAAACTCCTCAAGGATTGAAAATCATTGGGATTAAAGAAAATCAGAAAATATCTAATGAACATACAGAGCTATTTCAGCTAGATTATACCGGTCCATTTTCTGAAATGATGCTGAAAGAGACAGAATGGCCAATAGGGGTCCCTGGATTTACTTATCTGGGCATGGAGAGCGGCACTGCCATTCTGTCAGATGAAGAATTGCTGGATTTGATGAAGATTCATCGCTCTGAGAAAGAGGCAGCATGGCATGATTCAAAACAGGTAGACGGGCAGCCTGACTCTTTTACGGCTCTTCTGCTGTCTTGGGAATATCCGCCGAATATTGTAGGCGGCCTATCCAAGCATGTTGCCGAGCTCGCAGCGGGCATGAGTAATAAAGGAATAAAAGTTATCATATTGACAGCAGGATCACGCGGCCTCCCTGAATTTGAAAATATTGATGGTCTTCATATTTACCGGGTTTGTCCAATCCATGAAAATGAACCGGAATTCATAGATTGGGTGGCTGGCTTGAATATTGAAATGATACAAACAGCTTGTAAGATTATCAAAGAAGAATCCGTGCAGGTTATCCATGCCCATGACTGGCTCGTTTCTTCTGCAGCCGGATATTTAAAAAAACATTTTCGCCTTCCACTTGTCACCACCATTCATTCCACAGAAAATGGAAGAAATAACGGCATCTATAATGAAATCCAGTCATTTATACATGAAAAAGAGAAAGAATTGATTCACCTCTCTGATGAAGTGATTGTCTGCAGCGACTATATGAAAGCAGAAGTAAGGGAACAATTCGACCTTCTTGAGTCGCATATGATTCCAAATGGCATCAAGATTTCTTCTTTAAAGACTGTCCCTCAAGGCACCTGCGGTTTAGAATCATGGATCAATGGAAGGAAACTAGTCTTTTCCATTGGCAGGATGGTGGGAGAAAAAGGATTCCAGACAGTGATAGAAGCTGCAGAAAAAATGGCAGATGAACGCTCTACCATTTGTTTTATCCTTGCAGGAAAGGGACCTTTATTAGCGCATTACAGACAGATGGGCGCAAACCGCGGCCTGGAGGATTTTGTTCAGTTTCCTGGGTTCATTTCCGAAGAAGAAAAAAATCGACTCTTTCAAATGGCTTCAGTTTCGGTTTTTCCGAGTTTATATGAGCCGTTTGGGATTGTGGCGCTTGAGGCGATGGCCGCAAAATCCCCCTTGATTGTGACTAATACCGGCGGGCTAAAGGGAATTGTTCAAAACGGTGTGTCCGGCCAGTTAGTGGAACCGGATGACAGCAAAGAATTGGCTGCAGCCATTACAGAAGTGATTCAGTCGCCTGCTTTTGCAAAGAAATTAGCAGAAAATGCCTATAAAATGGC
- the pstB gene encoding phosphate ABC transporter ATP-binding protein PstB: MTEIKSEVNNRKNSLQESILKVEDLSIFYGEKRAVNSISLDIQKNAVTALIGPSGCGKSTFLRSINRMNDLIPIARSEGKILYDDVNLLDEKIDVVALRKEIGMVFQKPNPFPKSIYENITHALKFYGIRKKSLLDNAVEESLTKAALWDEVKDRLHTSALSLSGGQQQRLCIARTIAMKPSVMLLDEPSSALDPISNAKVEELIQDLKKDYSIVIVTHNMGQASRISDKTAFFYNGDLIEYDDTETIFTNPSVKRTEEYISGRFG, encoded by the coding sequence ATGACGGAGATAAAATCCGAAGTAAATAATCGAAAAAATAGTCTGCAAGAAAGCATTTTGAAGGTTGAGGATCTAAGTATTTTTTATGGTGAAAAGAGAGCTGTGAATTCTATCTCATTAGACATTCAAAAAAATGCCGTGACCGCATTGATTGGCCCTTCAGGATGTGGGAAGTCCACATTTTTACGAAGCATTAATCGTATGAATGACCTTATTCCTATTGCCCGCAGCGAAGGTAAAATTTTATATGATGATGTAAATTTATTAGATGAAAAAATAGATGTGGTTGCACTCAGGAAAGAAATCGGGATGGTATTCCAGAAGCCGAATCCGTTTCCAAAGTCGATTTACGAAAATATCACGCATGCTTTGAAATTTTACGGAATCCGCAAGAAAAGCCTCCTTGATAATGCGGTCGAGGAAAGTTTGACAAAAGCAGCTCTGTGGGATGAAGTCAAAGATCGGTTGCACACGTCTGCCTTATCCCTCTCAGGAGGCCAGCAGCAAAGGCTGTGTATTGCAAGGACGATAGCCATGAAACCATCCGTCATGCTCTTGGATGAACCATCTTCTGCACTCGATCCGATTTCGAATGCAAAAGTGGAGGAGCTCATCCAGGATTTGAAGAAAGATTATTCAATCGTCATTGTAACGCATAACATGGGCCAGGCTTCCCGTATATCCGATAAGACTGCATTTTTCTATAATGGAGACCTGATTGAATATGACGATACAGAAACCATATTCACAAATCCATCGGTAAAAAGAACAGAAGAATACATTTCCGGTCGATTTGGTTAA